The nucleotide window CGCTCTCCCTCCCGGCGGTAACGGAGACCATCGGCAAGACTGCGGAACAGGTGGATGCCCATCCCCCCGATTCTCTGCGAGGCAATGTCAGTGAGGGGGGCCACAGGAGGGGCCTCCAGTGGATTGAACGGGGGCCCTTCGTCAACGAGGCGGATTTCAAGGCCCCGTGGCATCGGGTTGCAGCACAGCTCCAACTCCCCCCCACGCCCCCCGTAGGCGTGATCGATGATGTTGACGACCGCCTCCTCCAGAGCCAATTCGAGACGCCTGGCCTGTGCCTCGTCCAGGCCGGCGCGCAGGGCGTGTCCTTCCACGAAAACCCGAAGGGGTTCCAGGCTCTCAAGGCTGGCCGGAAGGCGAATGCACAGCCGGCTCATGCCGTCAGTTTCTCTCTGGCCTCTTGGGTGGTAGCACAAAGGGGAAAGATACTGTCCACCCCCGTGAGCCGGATAACATCTGCAACCAACTCCCGTGCCCCGACAAAGGCGAGTTTTCTTTGCTTCTTGTCCAGGCGCTTGGCGATGACCAGGACGCTGCGAAGCCCCGCACTCGAGAGGTACTCCACATCCTTCAGATTCACGATCAGGTGCTTCGGCTCACCAGCGATTGCCTCATCAAGTGCTTTTTCAAGTTCAGGGGCAATAAGACTGTTGATTTTCCCTTCCAGCGACACTTGGCGAACGTCGAAAAAGTCCTCAACGACCACATTCATTTCCGTCCTCCCTGGTCACGGGTGTTCGAGGTGGCCAGCCGGTCCGGACACCGGGTTTACTCCGATGATCACGACGAAGACCGGCCAACCTGTGTTGCGATCAACTTCAGTATAACGAACAGGGAGCTGGGGGCAAAAAAATTCTCGGCCGGCCACCGACAGCCGGTTGCCCGGAATGAATCTTGGGATAAAATTGCCGCCAACGGACTTCTCGGCCGGTCAGAAGCCTGTCCGGGTGCATAAACTTCACTCCAACGCACTTCTTCGTCGTGAGGGAGATTCAGTGCGCGGCGGAGAGACTGAGGCCTTAAGGAGCATTGCCGATGCAGAATAATCCGCTTGATCTTGTCCCCGTCTGGGGCGTGTTCGTCACGACTGTTGCGCTCGTCCTCGCCTTTGTTGAAATCGGTTTCCTGCTGGGCATGGCGAAAAGACGGCGGAAGGAGGATGTAAAGGAGGCTGCGGTCGGCTCGATGGTGGGGGCCACCCTCGGTCTGCTCGCCTTCATGCTGGGGTTCACCTTCAGCATGGCGTCAGCGCGCCACGACACCCGGCGCTCCCTGGTGCTTGCGGAGGCCAACGCGCTGCAGACGGCTTATATCCGCGCTGAGTTGCTGCCGCAGCCCCAACGCTCGGAAATCCGCTCGCTCTTGCCCGAATACGTGGAGACAAGGTTGGCATGGGCCGATCAACGGGATGTAGGCAAGGCAATCGCAAGGTCGGAGGAGATCCAGCAGCAGCTCTGGTCCAGGGCCGTTGCCCTCGGGGAGAGAAATCCCGGCTCGGTAGTAGTCGGTCTCTTCATCGAGACGCTGAACGAGGTGTTCGATCTGCACGCAAAACGTGTGCGGGCGGGCCTCTGGAGCCGCATTCCCGCAGTCATCCTCTTTGTCCTCTTCTTCGTGACCTTCCTCGCCATGATCTCCATGGGGTACCTCGCCGGCCTCGCCGGCAAGCGCGCCGGCCTCGTATCCATTGCCCTCGGCCTCGCATTCTCTGCCGTTCTGCTCCTGATCATCGACCTCGACCGCCCTCTGGAAGGGTTCCTCAAAGTCAGTCAGCAACCCTTGAGGGAAATCCGGCAGAAAATGCCAGTTTTTCCTTGAGTGCAATTTTGCGTGACGTCTCACTGCATTTCACCGGACGCCGGAGGCAGTGGGCGCCAGGCCATGGACCGGCCGGTATGTGCCCACAGGCGCACTACGGCCGCTGCCGGAGATTCGCCGCCACCAGGCGTGGGCGGAAGGTGAACACGTTGGGATCGCTCGGGTCGACTGTGACATGGACCCAGTGGTGGTAGGGTGAACCGAACGTCTCGACGCGCGTGAAGTTTTCGAGGGCCGGCGTGACCGCGACGCCCGGCACCGGCCGCGGGCTCAACGGCTTGTCCACCCTGAAAAAGTGGCTGTCGCCGTGGACCAGCACAACCGGCTTGCCGAAGGAGATGGTCTCCTTCTGCAGTTCCCGGCGGAGGTCGGCATAGCCGCTTGGATTTTTTGCCGTGTCAGGAAACGGCGGGAATTCAGGAAACACGTTGGCCTGTTGCAGGATCACGATGGCGCGGCTGTTGCTGACCTTGGCGTGCTCGAATCCCTGCCGCAACCAGGCGAGGTTGGCCTGGTTGCGCTCGCTATATTCCACGTCGGCTTCGAGCGAGCGCCCCAGCCCGTTGTTGCTGCCTGGGACGTGCAACGTCAGAAACGTCACGCGGCCGAGGTCCCAGCGCACGTTCTCCCGGTACTTGGCCAGCACAGGATCCGCACTTCGGCTCTGTCGCGTCAGCGCCAATGGGCGCTGGCCAAGAGTGTGATCGCCGGCAAAAAACACCGACCGCAGCTTGGCGAGCCGCTCCAACGGATCGGCCCCCTGGACAGTCGGTTCGTGACAGTCTGTCCAGTCGTTATCGCCGGGGGTATACACCAACGGATGCGCCGAGGAGCGGAACTGCGCCAGACGCTTGGCCCACAGTTCGTCCGTGCAGGAAAATCGCGGCGAGGACAGATCACCGACGTGCACGACGAAGGCGAGTGAGGCGTCCCGGTTCAGATCGGCGAGGACATTGTCGACCCCGGGTTCCTCCTGCGGATAATAGCCCAGATCGCCGGTGATGGCGAACGTGAAGCCTGCAGCCGGACTTGCCGGAACCTGACTGCGTGCCGGCGCGGGCGTGGCAAGCAGGGACCCCAGGAGCACGGCCATAACGGCGATGGCGACTGCGGGGAACGGACGCATGCGGAAGACGGGAGGCTGCATATTATTCATTTGGCGTCTCATGTTCTTCGTGGCTCGGGCTGCTTTCATTTAGGGATCAGCTTGCCGGCGCCCGACGACGGTTCGGCGGCTCTCCCGAGCCCGGGGTGCAACTACCCGCTGGCGCGCAGCCTCGCCAGGTTCCGCCAGAAAAGCTCGAGGCTTTCCGTCCCGCCGAATAACGTGGTGAAGATGGTCGAGTCGGCCAGCAGGACATCGCCGCCGCGACTGCCTTGGGGCGGCATCCAGAGGAAAGAATTGAATTCCCGATTTCCTGCTGCCGTGAACGGGTGCGGCCGGGCCGGATCGATCGGCTGCGTGGACAGAACATGAATGGACGCCGTGTCCTCGGTGGTTAGCGCGTAATGGGGCAGGTGCAGATGGAAGTTGAACGTGGTCACCCCGTTCAGCATGCCGAGCCTGTCCAGGTCCCGGTTGATCGTCAGAGGCGCAATCTCCCTGGTACCCTCGACTACGGCGGGCCGGAGCCCGAACTGATTCAGCACGGGCACGCCGAGCCCGTCCATCAGGGAGCGCGTGTACTGGCCGAAGCGCTGCTGGCGCGGCACCAGCCGATCACCGTGATGGCGATATTCCATCTGCCGCTGGGCCACGTCGGCGGTGGCGCCGACATCGTGGTGCGGCGCCAGGAGCAGGCAGGTCCCTTCCCGCTTGAGCCACTCCCGGATGGCGTCGATTTCGCCCTTCTCGGCTTCCTGCTCGGAGGGAATGTGGTCCAGGCCGAAGACCATCAGCGTGTCGGTGTCCGCCAGGACCCTCTCGTCGATGGGAAGCCTGTACCCCGCCTGGTCAATGCGCTGATAGACGGCCACCGGATGGCCGGTGGTTTCGCCCACGATCTCCTGGAATGAGATGGTGGAGCGATGAAACAGCTCCAGGGTGCCGTCGATCCCCTGCAGGAAATTCTTCCTGTCCCATTCGGCTCCCTCGTAAAGCGGCCAGGCAACGCGGCGGACCTCGGTCATGGTCGAGAAGCGGTTATCCAGGTCGGTCAAGTCCCGGTTGGCTTCCCAGGGGTAGCTCCACGCCCAGTAGATGCTGAAACGCCGCTGCCCTCGTGTGTACGGCCGCGGGATGTGGTTCTGGTTATACGTCCGCCCAAGGTGCTTCATTGCGCTCATCTGGTCGTCCTTTCGTTTTGCTGTCCGGCAAGGAAGCGAAGTGCCCTGATGCCTGGAAGGAAGAAGTAGGCCCCTCCCCTTACGGTAGTGAAGGCCGGCAGGCCGGTGATCGTTTTCCTGATCGGACGTTTCGGAATCTTGTACTCCAGCGTGCCGTCCTGGCTGCCGATGATCGGGTCCCGTTCGTTGCCGAGTTCGTGGAAGTTCCGGTCGTTCGCCCAGACGTTCTGCGCGAACTCGAACTGGCGGATCAGGCTGGCGCAGATGATAAAGGCCGCGATGCCGCGCTCCACGCCATCATCCGGAACGTTCTCCGGCAGGGGCGGGCCATAGGTGGCGCCGCGGCGGATCATCCGCCGCCGGTTCACATTCGCCGCCGTGTCCCTGGGGTTCATGCGGCGCATGTGCGAGCCGAGCGGCACGGCATAGCCAAAGGGGTCCATTTCCTTGTAGTTGAAATCATTGTTGCGCTGCGGATCGGCGCCCAGCTCCGGATCGTCTTTGTCGGGCGCCAGGACGAGCGGTGCGCCGCTGCGCCAGCGCCCCATGAGTTTCGCTGCCACCAGCTCCTGTTCTTCGGGAGTCTGGCCGTGCTGGCGCAGGAAGTCGCGAAACGCGCCCACGTGCTCCTGCAGGCGGCGATAGGCCATGAAACTGCCGTTGCGGGAGAGGGTTTCAGGTTGCGGCAGATTGGCGGGCGGTTCGGCTTCGTCCGGATAGCCGAGGATGAATTCCCCCGCCTTCAGCGGCGCGCCGGTGCCTGGCGTCGGCTCCTCTCCGCTCCCTTCGATGACCGGCTGCGACATGCGGTCGCGGTAGCCGAAGTGGTCGTGCGCCGAATCAAACGGCGGGGTCGCCAGCAGGTCCAGCGCCGAGAGCAGTTTCACCCCTTCGCACCTCTCGACCAGCCTCTCATGCTCCCTGCGGCACCGCTCCCGTTCCGCGTCGTCGCGGGCAAAGAGAATGACGATGGCGTGGAGGCCGGGATCGGCCAGACCTCCCACCCAGTGGTCGGGGTGATTGGCGCCGGTGTCGCCCAGAATTTCCGCGCGGGCCGCCATCCCCTGCTTGAACTCCTCCGGAAACGTGGCCAGCGAGGCCTCGTCGACACCCAGTGCGCGCAGGCCGCTCCAGGTGAAGGCCACGGTCACCCAGCGCCTGTCCTTCTCGACCGAGCCGCGCACCTCGGCGGACGATTGCACCGTTCCCAGGATTTCGGCCAGCCAGGCGCGCGCCCCCGCGATGCTTCGGAAGGTAAGGAATTCGTAACGCCCGGTGAGGGCGGGGACTCGAGTCAGCAGGATGTGCTGAATGTCTTCGAACTCAAGCATGGTACGTCCTCCGGCGGGTCACTGCATCTGATCGAGCATGTCCGAAAAGGCCGCCTTCAGCTTCAGCGCCTTCTTGATTTCGTCGGCGCTCACATAGGGATACTCCCCGTATTCCAGGAAGCTCGGGCACTGGTGCTCGCGGACGAACTTGACGAAGGCCGCCGGGTTCGTCTTCCAGTCCTCGGGGAAGCCCTCCAGGTTTTCGAAGACGGTATTGATGCCGTACTGCGAGAAGAGGGCCACCGCATCCTCGGTGTACTTGTCGAAATCGGTGTCGAAGATCCCCTGGTACATGAAGTAGGTTTCCATGCCGATGTCGAAGAGCACCCAGCGCAGGTAGTGCAGTTTGAGCACGGCCAGGGCATCGGGCAGCTCGGCAATGGTTTTTTCGATGGTCTTGCCGTGCTCGCGGATGGTCTCCTCCCTCCCGGGCTTGATCTTGGCGATGATCGTGAAGCCGTAGCACGCGGGGGTCTTCGGAAAAATCGGGCCGTACCGACCCTCCTCGAGCTTGATGAATCCTTCCTTCGGGATGGCCATGGCCGCCGGCTTTTTCCAATCGTTCTTCACGGCAGTTCTCCTTTTCTCCTATAGGTGTTTGGCCGCGGGTCCTGCATTCGGGAAAAGATTGAAGATGCTCCACAAGCTCATCATTGACCGACAGTAGTAACCGCTCCTGTAACGGGTACATTCATGCCGGCTTTTTGTCCGGCAATGAGTTGCGAAACGAACGTCAGGACATGCATCGAACGGTCTCCGCTGCAGCTGTTGTCGGGGCCGGTTGCCGGGTCTGCCGGAATATAGTATTCGGCTCCCTCGTAATCTACCGTAACAACCGAAGCATCGGCAGTGCCGTTTGATTTGTTAACTACAAACAAAGGGACATGCGGTCTTGATTCGCAGATCTCTATCATGGGCACGTAACCTTTTTCCACCTCGGCGCGCAATATCTCACCCAGGTAATACAGCACCCCTTCCGGTGACCTGAAAAATATCCGGTATCCCTGTTTATCGTTGTTGTCTGGCAGATCGTTCCTTGTTGTATCTGCTACGCTGAAGGTGCCGGCTTCCGGTGTGCTATCCGCCCCACAAGTGTAAAAATAGTCGGTTTTTGTCGAACTTAACTGATACCATTCGCCGTTTCCCTCTGCCACCCGCTTGAGGGCAAGTCCGGCTTTATGGACCTCAATCAGCCGTTGCAGGTCCGCCATGTCTTTCGCCGCCAACCTGGGCCCGATCGGCTCATCCCTCTCCCGGCCCACAAACTTGCATTTTAGCAATTCCCGGAGCTTGGCCTGAAACGCTTCAAATTTTTCCCTGCTTTCGGGATCATTTTCGAAGGTAGCCACGATGGTATCGTTCTTGTACATTTCCAGGCGTTCGACCAGAAGATGCAGTAGCATCTCTTTCGGCCAGCCCAGCTTGTCCAGGTAATAGTAAACCGTATCAATGGACACGGGGGTCATGATGCCGGACGTAAATTCCTTGGTATCCCAAACGACCAGATCGAAGGATGGGTTGGTGGAATAGCGTACGCTCGGAGCAATGGAATATGCGCCATCCAGCCCGGCCCCTATTTTCCCGAAAGGAATGGTAATGTCTCCCGTCTGAAAACTGTACGACAAGCTTCCTCGCAACAGGTTGAAGCCGGTGAAGTACATTGGGTGACGCTTGCTTGCCCGCACAACGTTGAGCAGGAGCATCTCGTTCTGCACTTTTTCGACAACCAGATTATAGTCGGTCGTCGTGCTTGCTACCCTTTCCTTCGGAAGCATCGCGCACCCTGCCAAACAAATTGCCATACCTGCTACGAAGATTGCACACAGGCTAAGCTTCCCAGTTGGTTTCATAAATCCCGCCTCCCGCTTCCCGAAACTACCGAGACATCACTCATGGCTCTGGGGCTGATTTCCCTGCAGGCGGTATACTACCCCCGTTTTGGTCGTCCCGAGGGAGATGCGGTCCTTGACATTGTGCTGGAGCGAGACAAAGAACTGCTCACAGCGCCTCTTCGCTTTGTCGTGGAATTCATCTCCTCGCTTGAACTTGCTCTGGAACGAGAACTCTCCGATGAGCGGCAGGTGCTCGCCCCGCGTACGCCACAGTGCAACATTCGCCTTGGCCGTGATCCCCTTGCCGAAGTCAAGCACGCCGAGATCCTGAAGCACCTCCTCGACGAACTGACGACTCACCAGTTCAACTCTTTCGTTATCGGACCTTTTCAGGGCCGCCAACGCCGGGAAGACGCGAGAGAGCGTTGCCATGGAGGTGCGATCCCCCTCATGCAGTTGACTCACACCGAACTCGACATTGTGGGAGAACAGCAGGCGGAACCCGCCGACACCATCGCGCAGCGGCAGGGCCTCAGCCTTGAACTTGATCCGGTACTTGCCGGCAATGTTCGGCCTGACGTCCAGCTCCGCAGCCTTCTGCATGTCCGGATGCCGGAACTTGAAAACTATTTCCGGTTCACCTACGGGAAAACCGTCTTCGAAGGCAATGCGCCGGCGCAGGATGAATGAATTGTTGTAAAGCAGGCAGTCCGGGGTGTCGGCAAAAACGATCTCCTTGATCCGCGGTCTCTGGCCCTCCCCGGCATCACGGGAAAACTCGATGCCCAGCTCTTCAGCCGTGCGCAGCACGGCATCGCCGAACTCATGGAAGCTCGCGACGGAGATGAAGCGGTCGGGCTTCAGGATGATCTTGCACTGGAGGTATTGAACTTCATCAAGGGGATGGCCGTCGCTGTAGGTCCCCTGCTGAAGTTCGGGAATCCTTCTGGTCCGGGCATTCTTTTTCCCCATCGTCGTTCCTCCGATTCATCACGTTGAAAAACCCCGGTTCCGCTCCGGCGGCCGGCGTCTGTTGATGTAAATTTAACTGATCCGGCAAAAGGCGCAATATGAGCTCCCTCGATAGTTGCTGCTGCCCCGAAAAGTTGCGCATCATATGTCAGTGGCGACGGTTATCAAAGCTGCTGGCGCGGGCAATAAGGCGCGCTTTGCCCAGGATGTTCAAGGCATGCCCTCGTTCTTTTCGCCGGGAGGTTCCGCAGGCGGTTCGTGCCAGCGCTCAGGAGGCACCACTGCTGGCGGCTCGCGGTCGAACGCATAGCGCGGAGTCATGATCTGCACGCCATACGCGTTGAAAGCGTCCTGGATGTTCTGGTGCAGGTCGGAATAGATTCGCGTCATCCCGTGGGGGGAGTCGGTATAGGCGT belongs to Desulfuromonadales bacterium and includes:
- a CDS encoding ATP-binding protein; translation: MSRLCIRLPASLESLEPLRVFVEGHALRAGLDEAQARRLELALEEAVVNIIDHAYGGRGGELELCCNPMPRGLEIRLVDEGPPFNPLEAPPVAPLTDIASQRIGGMGIHLFRSLADGLRYRREGERNVLTLRFLRKNGDGP
- a CDS encoding STAS domain-containing protein, with amino-acid sequence MNVVVEDFFDVRQVSLEGKINSLIAPELEKALDEAIAGEPKHLIVNLKDVEYLSSAGLRSVLVIAKRLDKKQRKLAFVGARELVADVIRLTGVDSIFPLCATTQEAREKLTA